From Brochothrix thermosphacta DSM 20171 = FSL F6-1036, a single genomic window includes:
- the gndA gene encoding NADP-dependent phosphogluconate dehydrogenase, whose product MSKQEIGVIGMGVMGKNLALNIESRGHSVSIFNRSASKTEDVIKDHSDKNLVPFYTVEEFVNSLESPRRILLMVQAGDATDKTIDAVKPFLNKGDILIDGGNTFYKDTIRRNAELSAEGFNFIGTGVSGGEEGALKGPAIMPGGQKEAYELVAPIFEEIAARAEDGEPCVAYIGADGAGHYVKMVHNGIEYGDMQLIAEAYALLKHHVGLSHDELADVFEDWNQGELDSYLIDITKDILKKKDAETGLPLVDVILDRAGNKGTGKWTSQSALDLGTPLPLITESVFARYISALKEERVAASKVLTGPAKTPFTGDKEAVVEAVRRALYLSKIASYAQGFAQMRMASDENNWDLNFGEIAKLFRAGCIIRARFLQKITDAFSKEPELKNLFLDPYFKDIADNYQEALRDVVATAVKAGIPVPTFSAAISYYDSYRTETLPANLIQAQRDYFGAHTYERTDKEGTFHTEWLEK is encoded by the coding sequence ATGAGCAAACAAGAAATCGGTGTTATTGGAATGGGCGTTATGGGTAAAAACCTTGCGTTGAATATTGAAAGCAGAGGTCATTCGGTATCAATTTTTAACCGTTCAGCTTCAAAAACAGAAGATGTTATCAAAGATCACTCAGATAAAAATTTAGTACCTTTTTATACTGTAGAAGAGTTTGTAAACTCACTTGAATCACCACGTCGTATTCTTTTAATGGTACAAGCTGGCGATGCTACAGATAAAACAATCGATGCAGTTAAACCTTTCTTAAATAAAGGTGACATTCTTATCGATGGTGGTAATACATTCTATAAAGATACAATTCGACGCAACGCTGAATTAAGTGCAGAAGGCTTTAACTTTATCGGTACTGGTGTATCTGGTGGAGAAGAAGGTGCTTTAAAAGGACCTGCAATCATGCCTGGTGGACAAAAAGAAGCGTATGAATTAGTAGCACCTATTTTTGAAGAAATCGCAGCACGTGCTGAAGATGGCGAACCTTGCGTTGCCTATATCGGTGCTGATGGCGCGGGACATTACGTGAAAATGGTACATAATGGTATCGAGTATGGCGACATGCAATTAATTGCAGAAGCTTATGCGCTACTTAAACATCACGTAGGTCTTTCACATGATGAATTAGCAGATGTATTTGAAGACTGGAACCAAGGCGAATTAGATAGTTATTTAATTGATATCACAAAAGATATCTTGAAGAAAAAAGATGCTGAAACTGGTTTGCCGCTAGTTGACGTTATCTTGGATCGCGCTGGAAATAAAGGAACAGGTAAATGGACAAGCCAAAGTGCTTTAGATTTAGGAACACCATTACCGTTAATTACTGAATCTGTATTTGCACGTTATATTTCAGCTTTGAAAGAAGAACGTGTAGCAGCAAGTAAAGTATTAACAGGACCTGCTAAAACACCATTTACAGGTGATAAAGAAGCGGTTGTTGAAGCAGTACGTCGTGCACTTTACCTAAGTAAAATTGCATCATACGCACAAGGATTTGCTCAAATGCGTATGGCTTCAGATGAAAACAACTGGGACTTAAACTTTGGCGAAATCGCTAAACTTTTCCGTGCAGGTTGTATCATCCGTGCTCGTTTCTTACAAAAAATCACTGATGCTTTCAGTAAAGAACCAGAATTGAAAAATCTTTTCTTGGATCCATACTTTAAAGATATCGCTGACAACTATCAAGAAGCATTGCGTGATGTAGTAGCAACAGCAGTTAAAGCTGGTATTCCAGTACCAACATTCTCTGCAGCTATTTCTTATTACGATAGTTACCGTACAGAAACATTACCAGCTAACCTTATTCAAGCACAACGTGACTACTTTGGAGCTCACACATATGAACGTACTGATAAAGAAGGTACATTCCACACTGAATGGTTAGAAAAATAA
- a CDS encoding O-acetylhomoserine aminocarboxypropyltransferase/cysteine synthase family protein — protein sequence MTKEHQFQFETLQIHAGQEPDPTTGARAVPIYQTTSFVFKNAEEAADFFQLRKPGNVYGRIMNPTQDVFEQRIAQLEGGTAALATASGASAIFYAILNVANSGDHIVAASTLYGGTYELFKSTLSKLGITVSFVDPDDSTNFETAIKPNTKAIFAETIGNPRINVLDIEAVAAVAHANDIPLIIDNTFGTPYLIRPFDFGADIVVHSATKFIGGHGTTLGGILVDSGKFDWRASGKFPDFTTPDESYSGLVYADVPDVAFALKARVQLLRNTGAAISPQSAFYLLQGLESLSLRVERHVSNARAVANYLNEHPAVEWVSYPELDGNPYQDLSKKYLPKGAGSIFTFGIKGGVTAGKTFIDSIKLFSLLANVGDSKSLVIHPASTTHSELSEADQAKAGITPDLIRLSIGLENIDDILWDIEQALEKTQK from the coding sequence ATGACAAAAGAACATCAGTTTCAATTCGAAACCTTACAAATCCATGCGGGGCAAGAACCCGATCCAACAACAGGGGCACGAGCTGTTCCAATTTATCAAACAACATCGTTCGTATTCAAAAATGCAGAAGAAGCAGCTGATTTCTTCCAGCTACGTAAGCCAGGTAATGTATACGGACGAATTATGAACCCAACACAAGATGTATTTGAACAGAGAATTGCACAATTAGAGGGTGGGACAGCTGCTTTGGCAACTGCTTCGGGCGCTTCAGCTATTTTTTATGCGATTTTAAATGTGGCTAACTCAGGTGATCATATTGTTGCAGCAAGCACATTATATGGTGGAACATACGAATTGTTTAAGTCAACGTTAAGTAAATTAGGAATCACTGTGAGTTTTGTAGATCCAGATGATAGCACTAATTTTGAGACAGCGATTAAACCTAATACAAAGGCAATATTTGCTGAAACAATAGGGAATCCGCGTATCAATGTGTTAGATATTGAAGCTGTAGCAGCTGTGGCTCATGCAAATGATATTCCACTTATCATTGATAACACATTTGGAACGCCCTATTTAATTCGCCCGTTTGATTTTGGAGCTGATATTGTTGTACACTCTGCAACTAAATTTATTGGAGGTCACGGGACAACCTTAGGCGGTATTTTAGTAGACAGTGGTAAATTTGATTGGCGAGCAAGTGGTAAGTTTCCCGACTTTACAACGCCTGATGAAAGTTATAGTGGGTTAGTATATGCTGATGTTCCGGACGTAGCCTTTGCTCTCAAAGCGCGTGTGCAATTATTGCGTAATACTGGAGCAGCAATTAGTCCGCAGAGTGCCTTTTATTTATTACAAGGATTAGAATCTTTATCATTGCGTGTAGAAAGACACGTGTCAAATGCTCGAGCGGTGGCAAACTATTTAAATGAGCATCCTGCTGTTGAATGGGTGAGTTATCCTGAATTAGACGGAAATCCTTATCAAGACTTGTCGAAAAAATATTTACCTAAAGGCGCTGGTTCAATCTTTACATTTGGAATTAAAGGTGGTGTGACAGCTGGAAAAACATTTATTGATAGCATAAAGTTATTTTCATTGCTTGCAAATGTTGGTGATTCTAAATCATTAGTTATTCATCCAGCAAGTACAACGCACTCTGAGCTATCAGAAGCAGATCAAGCTAAAGCTGGAATTACACCCGACCTAATACGTCTTTCTATTGGATTAGAAAATATAGATGATATCCTTTGGGATATTGAACAAGCGCTTGAAAAAACACAAAAGTAA
- the hemW gene encoding radical SAM family heme chaperone HemW, with the protein MTAVYIHIPFCEHICYYCDFNKVFLEGQPVDQYIDTLLLEMKMRLEERPVENVETIFVGGGTPTTLTPKQLDKLCGGIRELLPYDEATGEFSFEANPGDLSLDKLEVMRQHGVNRLSMGVQSFNQDLLKKIGRIHTVADVYQSVKNAHQVGFENISIDLIFSLPGQTEEDFKDTLSKALTLDLPHYSAYSLIVEPKTIFYNLMQKGKLILPGQDAEANMYGYLMDTMAAHGRQQYEISNFCKPGYESRHNITYWANEEYYGFGAGAHGFLGDTRYSNAGPLKKYMTPLEAGELPTFQTKDLGLNEHIEEEMFLGLRRTKGVSISHFKEKFGKDMFDVYHEPINRFVDKGLMQVEGDQVKLSRQGRFLGNVVFRDFLFER; encoded by the coding sequence ATGACAGCCGTTTATATACACATTCCATTTTGTGAACACATTTGCTATTACTGCGATTTTAACAAGGTATTTTTAGAGGGGCAGCCTGTAGATCAATACATCGATACGTTATTACTAGAGATGAAAATGCGCCTTGAGGAACGACCCGTTGAAAACGTTGAAACAATATTTGTTGGAGGGGGAACACCCACAACGCTTACACCAAAACAACTTGATAAACTTTGTGGTGGTATTCGCGAGTTATTACCTTATGATGAAGCTACAGGTGAATTTTCATTTGAAGCTAATCCTGGTGATTTGTCGCTTGATAAGTTAGAAGTTATGCGTCAGCACGGTGTTAATCGTCTAAGTATGGGCGTACAAAGTTTTAATCAAGACCTTTTGAAAAAAATTGGACGTATTCATACTGTAGCTGATGTTTATCAATCAGTAAAAAATGCGCATCAAGTTGGTTTTGAAAATATTTCAATTGATTTAATTTTTAGTCTTCCTGGACAAACAGAAGAAGATTTTAAAGATACGCTATCAAAAGCACTCACTCTTGATTTGCCACATTATTCAGCATATTCTTTAATCGTGGAACCTAAAACAATCTTTTATAATTTGATGCAAAAAGGGAAGTTAATCTTACCTGGACAAGATGCAGAAGCTAACATGTATGGTTACTTGATGGATACAATGGCAGCACATGGTCGCCAACAGTATGAAATAAGTAATTTCTGCAAACCTGGTTATGAAAGTCGCCATAACATTACGTATTGGGCAAATGAAGAATATTACGGATTTGGTGCAGGCGCGCATGGATTTCTTGGTGATACACGTTATTCTAATGCCGGTCCACTGAAGAAATACATGACGCCCTTAGAAGCAGGAGAATTACCTACATTTCAAACGAAGGATTTAGGTTTAAATGAACACATTGAAGAAGAAATGTTTTTAGGATTACGCCGTACAAAAGGCGTTTCTATTTCTCACTTTAAAGAAAAATTCGGTAAAGACATGTTTGATGTATATCATGAACCGATTAATCGTTTTGTGGATAAAGGTTTGATGCAAGTGGAAGGTGACCAAGTTAAATTATCACGACAAGGACGTTTTTTAGGTAATGTAGTATTTCGTGATTTCTTATTTGAGCGCTAA